ACAAAAATGGAGATACTTATTTGGACAGGCTGCTTGGTTGTTCtgggttttggctttttctgtgggcttttttttttttaagaaaattaattctgggTCAACTTCAAGGATTAAGTCAACTCCAGATTTTGCTTGCTACAGGCATATTCCCAAAGATTTGGTTTCATATTTTTGGAAACATAAAAATAGCATCTCTTTTCCTTCTAGCTTTGTTCTTTCCTACTCAGCAAGCACAGAGTTTTGACCCTGTATTCCCAACAAGCTTGAAGCTAGCGTGAGTCTTTCTTGTATCTGCTGGCATCTGCAACAGCCTCATCCACACCATTACCAGACAAATCAGAATCCCTCCCAACCCCGTGCTGAAAAGGGCAGATCTTGATCTCTCGTACCACCTCACATGCAGAGTCATAAACACTCCCATGAAATATGCTGACAACATGGGTTTGCTTCTGTCCCACTCCGAAGTTAAAGTGAGGGATTCTTGGCTATTCCTCTCTAGCAATGCCGGCCACTTTGTGCCTCACCAACTTGAGCCTTGGGAGCCAGGGAATAATTTCATAATCAAATTTGTGACATATACCATAAGCTATTGCCTTTTTCTCTCCAATAATCTTAAACAGTCAGAAGAGGTCACCCCAGTAAATGGCTTTCATATGAAacatcctcctgcagctcagggatTCAATCTGTGAGCAGAAGGGCAGCTACAAGAGTCCAGAGAGGAAGGTCTGGGAGGTTAACAATATTTTTTGTCAGACACTATTCCCTTTCTTACTTTGGCCTGGGCTTCGCTCACAATCAGATATGAAAACCAGATCTAACATAGACTCCTCTGCTTCAGAAAATCATGACTAAAAGGgatttcttgggtttttttgacagtTATAGTCCAGAAGAAAGACTAATTCTAGAACTCTATAATAAATTCTCGGAGATGGGGAGACATTAGGACCCATTTTCTCTGCAATAATCTGTTTTCATTAGTCATCAGATGCAGAAGCCTACAGAGAAGATGCTGACAGATGTGCAAAAGAAGATCGCTAGTATCCATTCCATTAGTGCCAATGTAAAAGCAGACaatgctggtgacagcagcaccAATTTGTCATCATCTTTTGACATCTAAATATAAAGCAACTTATCCCTAAAAGTGCAGGCTGGCAGTAGCAAGAATAGAAACTACTCTTCCTCAGAGTACCAGTTCTCTAGGATGCCAAACATCTGCCTAAACTAATTTGTGTGAATTTGGCCCATTGTTTTTAGTTGCTAATTCAAACTGCACTATGACTTCACGGTCTTGAGAccaaatagctttttttttttcctattttatatACACTTACTTAAGATGTGAATGTTTTATATCAGATTAAACTACTTCTGGAATTCAGTTCAGGTAGATCAAACCATCTCTAGAAGTAAGTGTGTTCACCCAGTAGTCCTAAGAGCAATCAGCACAGTGGCAAGTTTGACAATTAGGATGTTTTAGAGTTAAACCTGCACACAAATCACTCAACTGTGCTATCACTAAAGAACAATTAAACACTAACATGTTTGTAAGTCCTAAGCATCTAAAAGCCATATaacttcattttatttgtgAATTAGAACACCATGTCATTGCCACAACTTACCTGAAAACCTTTCTTACTAGCACCAAAAAATGCTTTTCGTCTCTGTAACTGGGTATTCTTACAAACCTCTAAGCAACTCTGAACAACTTTTAGGCAGTTTTTGCCTTATGTTAACCTTAAAACTCAGTGTCAGATTTCaagaaattactcttttttcCTAGAACTATAGATACTTCTTTTACCATTTCCAACAAAGGAAAGAATGCACAAGGTAGAATTGAGTGTTACTATTAACTGCATCAAGTCTGTCAGGCATTTAAATTAGACTGATGTGGGATACACTGATTAACTGTAACAAAAAGCATCTTCTAGCATCAGACTCATTCAGTTAGCTCATAATTATCAACAAGGAACATTTCAGTCCAAGTTCTGTAAACCCAAAACACTCTGAAGAAATGCAAAAGGTGCAGACATCACCTTATTTTCTTAAACCAATCAATCCTCACCCCTAAGTTCATTGATTCCTTTTGTCAcacttttccccttctcttttgttttcaatgCTTTCCTTAAGAAATAAACCCAGGCCTTGAAACCTTTCAGATGAAGTGATCTTTGCAAAAAGACATCtaatgtttttgtgtttttctccttcacGAGCAGGCAATGTTCTCCTacatcaacaaaaaaaagtgtctgtGTTTTTTTGGAATTAAACAACATAAGGCAATTAAATATTGAGAAGCAGTCAAGTGTATGATGAACATGAACCTTCCCATTGGTAATGTGGAAAAGGAGGAGCTGAACGTGATCTGATTTGTAACCCCCTGTCCCAAGCCAGGCCCGAGGATGTTCATCTCTTGTAGCAACAAAGCAAACAGTTCTTGCCTGCACAGGTAGCATCTTGCCCATCTTGAGTGCAAGGAAGATGCTAAGCAGCTGCTTGCTAAACTGAAGGCCATGAAAAATCATTTGGCTCTTCACCGTAACATCAAACCTAATTCATAGGTTTTTGGCCTCTGGATTCCAAATGGTACATCAGTCCGTTTTTGAAAGTTTACGCTTAACATGTCTGGGGGGTTCCCAAGTATCACTATCATCTgtttcttcctcatcctcctgaTCGTCCAGCATTTCATCTTCCTCCTCGTTCTCATCAAACAGCTCTATTCCAAGTTCTAATCTTCTTTGCCTTTCTGCAAACCATTCTCTGACCTGCTCATATCCCATGTGAGATTTGGCTACCAGTTCATCAAGGTCTTGCTCATTAAGAAATTTGTGCTTCATATAATAGTCCTTCAGGATTGCTGTTccagttttaaattttatgaCAGACACACCTCTGTCCCAGCAATTTAACCTCTTGCTTCCCCGAGGTCTCCCCCGaggcctccctctccccctcccttttggtcttcctctccctctcttccttgcAAAGCCTTGGCCATTCAGACTGTTTGCATTAGCGCTCTGGTAATAGTAATACCATTTCAATCCACCATTTTTCCAGGCATAGCGAGTATCTCCAAACCAGCTCACAATTTCTGATCTTGGAAGCCCAGTTTCTTCTGCCAACTTGTTGTATTCTTGTGGAGATGGCCACTGAGTACGAACAAAGGAACTTTTGAGCATGTGCAACTGCTCTGGTGATTTTTTGCCTATTTTGCTTGAAGTGGAACACCCTGattttgttcctgctgctccatctCCCGCAGATGTTTCTCCAGATTCCTCTTTTGAGCTGCCAGCATTGCTTTCATTCATGTCAGCTCCCTCTTCCTTCAAGACATTTGACTTCCTTTTTTCTGTAAACCAGGCATCAATCTCTCTCCTGGTCAGTTTTGTTTGGGCTCTTAACCTATTCATCTCTTCCTCAGTAAGGACAGGGTTATTAAGAAAACTTGCTTGGAGGACTTGCAGCTGTTCAGCAGTCTTCTCTTTGAATTTCTGTGGGGCAAATTCAGGAAAAGTACCCCAAGATGACTTACTCTGCGGAGTGACTCCTGTTGGAGACTCATTCATTTCATCACTTGAATCAATAACAATGGTGGCACATGAATCATTGTTGAGATGAATCCCATGATTATTCTTTGAGTTTCTCTGATTGTAGCGTGTATCACTGAACCACTTTTTGATCTCTCCTTTAGTAAGGCCCGTTATTTTCATAAGTCTAACAATTTCTGAGTCTTGAGGAAACTGATTTTTAAGGTAGCTGACTTTCAATTCTGCCAGTTGTTCCTTAGTTTTTTTTGCTCGGATGCCAAAGGAGTCAGGATTCATCAGTGTGGATTCATTTTTGATAggctgaggggctggaatggcagCTACTTGTTTGGTTTCTGCAACGGGCTGAGCACTGTGAATCTGACTCTTCTGTAACTGTGTTTGGTTTGGGACTCCTGCTACAGTCAAAGCTATTGGGGCTGTTACTGGTAATGTATTTGTACCTGCAACTTGAGTGAGAACAAGTCCTGGTTGACCAACTATTTGGCATGTCTGTAAAATTGAAGGTAAACCATTGCTAGCGGCAGAAATGTGTGCTGGAATAACAGTAATTGTCTGTGGCACAGTATGCACTGTGCCATTAAATTGTTTCCTCCTTGCTTCCTCCACCTCCTCTGGTGTCCAACTCACTCCATGTTTCAGACGCTGGGCAGAAAACCATATTTTAATCTGTTCTTCCGTGTACTTAGCTTGAGTGGAAAGAACAGTGATTTCTGACATGGTTGGATACGGGAATTTGTTGTAGGTGTTAAGCAAAAGAGGATTGTTATCCAAAGCAGTATTATAGGCTGGAATGCTATTTACAGGTATTAGTACTTTTGGAATCAGGTTTGAGGTCTGTGGAGCTGTAACAGCTGTTATAACCTGTGCCACCCCAGGCTGAAGCACTGGTGCCGGGGTCACGACTGCTCCGGCCATGTCTGCTGCACTGCAAACAACTGAATGACTTGGTTTTGACTCAGAAACAGACGGTGGGGGGTTTTCTACTACTTCTTCAGAGTTTGGGTCATTTTCAGTTCCCTTTTCTTCACCAGGAATGTCATCAACTACATTGTGGAAAACAGCAATACGTTTAGTCTcggttttgtttttcatcattttcattaTAGGAGTTTTGCTAATTGAAATCCCTGAAGAGGGGACCTCAGAAGAGTCAGCCTGtccagcattttcttctctaacaAAACTCCCATCAAAAGTGAGATCATTTACTGTCTGTTCAAAGATTGTCTGGTTATTACGTTTCACCATGGTCAATTTaaaattctcctctccaggatGGTGCTTCAAATTATGTTCTGAGAGGGCATCATATCTTTTGGTAAGGAAATTACATTCTAAACAAACGTAGGATGAATTTAATACTACGTTGGGGTGTTCTGAATCCACATGAAAAGTAAACATATTGAGATCTGGAGTCTGAAAAGTACAGTATTTACACTCATAACCACCTTCTActttatttgtgtttttctgattGTCTGAATCCACATACTCATGAACATCCTCATCACTTGTTACACTCTCTGCTGTAGGGTTATCTGCTGGTGTGAGCACAGGTGGTCCTTCCTCCAAGTCTGATACCATTTCTAGATCTGGATCCTGCTCATTGGCTAAGACCATGCACGGTGTTGTTGATTTTCGTTTACTTGCCATGACTGTTACCGTGAAAATGGTAACGACTGGTCAGATACAGACTTAGCTTCGAGCTCTTCTCGattaataatagtaataataataataataataatggctTTCGGTACTTCAAGTCAGTTCTTGTAAAGTCTCAACATTTATCCCATTAGCAGCTTTTCTTTCGTAGTGCAATCAGATTAAAAATAGATAGTTGAGGATGAGATGTTGAGACACACTGTTTTAAAGTCCACATCCACCACCTGTAGTAAAGAAGAGACAGTGGAATTAGTTCAATTTAAAGAATAACTTCTATTGTGCTACATGTTATGGTGTAAGGTAATTCAGTCCTTTGAGGTTTGGATGCCGCTGTTCATCCCCTGAAACCAGCAGACCCATTCCAAGAAGACATAATTGAAGCTAAGATAAGAAAGGCAAATTCCAATCCACTTATTACAGGCTGAAATTTGTTTCAGTTCATGTTAATGCAGTGACAAATATAAACAATAGAATAGTGTAAAACAGGGAACTTCCTGTTTCTTCAGAAGCCTTTTTCTTGGCACAGTGCTGAGTCAGTCTTGCCCCTGGATTGCTTTGCCTAAGTTACAACAACTTCTCTTCACTGTTCTGTGAGCTGAGGTCCTTCCTATCACTAACTTGAGCCCAGTACATCTCCACTACTGGCTCTGTCATGTCTTTCATGTCAGAGGCTGTGTGTATCCCAGAAAAGGCAGGTTTGGAGTGTTCTTCTATCGCATTATACAGGCAAGCACAATCATGTGCAAGGCTTTTCTTTCATGTCTGAAAACAGGCAAAACAATGTCTTTGTAAGGCACTCTGACAGACAAAAGACAACTTATCCTTTCTTCCAAGCTTCCCAAATGTCATTCTTCAACTGAAGACCAATCCCAAACCAATAAAAGTTGATTGCTAGCACATGGCAATTAactaaaatctgttttcatgcCTCTATGCATTAATGGAGACATGACTGATGGAGTAAACTGtaatagagagagaaaaagcattAAAGACTGATATCTGAAGCGGAAGTCAAACAAAGTTATGTATTCTCTGTTTAGAATTCTTTGTCCATTTCTAAGTAAAACTAAAGCATCACCGAATAAAGCTGAGACCTAAAGAAATTCAGAGAATAAATATATTCTAAAAAAGCATAGACTGAAGTGAATTTTATCCCACAGGGACCACAACAATCTGCTGGAAATGATGCACAAATTTCCGCAAAAGGTTATCAACTCTGTAATAGCTTCCTTCTTGACAGAAAATCAGACACGGATTTCTCTTACCGGAAAACCCATAGGTACATGAATTTTTAGACAGTGGAACATGGTCTACTTCCCTAAGTGTGGGCATCCTCAAGTTCAAGAGGAATGCATCCCTACATAGCTGTTTCAGAATGTTTAAAAAGGGAACAACATGTTACAGGTTAAAAACCAAAGGCCATCTCTGTGTGACAAAgtcttaaaggaaaaagaacagtTAAATGGAAGAAAGGCAGATACAAGAAatggaagaggagaagaaatactgttttcaaCTATAAGACGTGAggattttttctattttgattATGGGAGGCTGTGAATAGGAAGAGAAATAATTCTTAgcttcacattttttctttaggCAAAACACAAAAGCATTCATCCACAGCTGGTACGCAGTGCTGCTCCACAAGTTCTGTTTCTGAAACTGTGTGTCACCTTACTGCTTCATAAATATCCTCCTTAAATGTTTTTAACACTCACCCTCTGCACTACTATGTAGAGAGTCAGTGCACTATCTGTGACTAAATCCAAAGTGCACAGCCTCACATGACACACATTTTATGCCAAATATATGGTTACATGGCATTAAGGACACTGAAAATGCTCAGTAAATCTTGGGTAAT
This window of the Corvus hawaiiensis isolate bCorHaw1 chromosome 26, bCorHaw1.pri.cur, whole genome shotgun sequence genome carries:
- the ZHX1 gene encoding zinc fingers and homeoboxes protein 1 yields the protein MASKRKSTTPCMVLANEQDPDLEMVSDLEEGPPVLTPADNPTAESVTSDEDVHEYVDSDNQKNTNKVEGGYECKYCTFQTPDLNMFTFHVDSEHPNVVLNSSYVCLECNFLTKRYDALSEHNLKHHPGEENFKLTMVKRNNQTIFEQTVNDLTFDGSFVREENAGQADSSEVPSSGISISKTPIMKMMKNKTETKRIAVFHNVVDDIPGEEKGTENDPNSEEVVENPPPSVSESKPSHSVVCSAADMAGAVVTPAPVLQPGVAQVITAVTAPQTSNLIPKVLIPVNSIPAYNTALDNNPLLLNTYNKFPYPTMSEITVLSTQAKYTEEQIKIWFSAQRLKHGVSWTPEEVEEARRKQFNGTVHTVPQTITVIPAHISAASNGLPSILQTCQIVGQPGLVLTQVAGTNTLPVTAPIALTVAGVPNQTQLQKSQIHSAQPVAETKQVAAIPAPQPIKNESTLMNPDSFGIRAKKTKEQLAELKVSYLKNQFPQDSEIVRLMKITGLTKGEIKKWFSDTRYNQRNSKNNHGIHLNNDSCATIVIDSSDEMNESPTGVTPQSKSSWGTFPEFAPQKFKEKTAEQLQVLQASFLNNPVLTEEEMNRLRAQTKLTRREIDAWFTEKRKSNVLKEEGADMNESNAGSSKEESGETSAGDGAAGTKSGCSTSSKIGKKSPEQLHMLKSSFVRTQWPSPQEYNKLAEETGLPRSEIVSWFGDTRYAWKNGGLKWYYYYQSANANSLNGQGFARKRGRGRPKGRGRGRPRGRPRGSKRLNCWDRGVSVIKFKTGTAILKDYYMKHKFLNEQDLDELVAKSHMGYEQVREWFAERQRRLELGIELFDENEEEDEMLDDQEDEEETDDSDTWEPPRHVKRKLSKTD